One window of the Solanum stenotomum isolate F172 chromosome 11, ASM1918654v1, whole genome shotgun sequence genome contains the following:
- the LOC125845922 gene encoding two-component response regulator ORR21-like, with product MLMLAKEKQKIDVMILNVYSSNLLSFDLLAQAVALDIISLVVCDEFDELVAKKTLEKGAYLYLKKPFDENFVKYLWQFVLRKRIEKDKAKEGSKIHRDQMKIADISDNDMVGENEVQFEKKKDVSNSEVVRRKDYTEWTDDLHSKFMEAVKQLGEGRCYPKVILYVMNSPGLTRMQVASHLQKCRRNNWRSPKERKHIRRPSGQGSSSVSHEPKSSFRKFGTMPYLQENVPNQIQRGPEFPLPTLNINNIFAQGESSIQQLYRPQLQVQPHYLGIGNPFSSAQNNIGGELKQQHTPFFGMLDSQELQDPIMRNTHYRPNSVLNSEDHHSEKDYNFALNVTKGATYSCSRIVSDTDIGNTTMNDYNLNVNVNNVTTYSSTSMMPNTYVGNVIINELRATNANANFQQYAREQNMSDPRNIVDYLFQNLGPSGANLPNEQDSDFDQVYSDDQNLGPSGANLPNEQGSDFDQVYSDDQNLGPPGANLPNEQGSEFDQVYSDD from the exons ATGTTAATGCTCGCcaaagaaaagcaaaaaattGATGTAATGATACTCAATGTTTATTCATCGAACCTTCTTTCTTTTGACCTCTTAGCTCAAGCTGTGGCTTTGGATATAATTTCACTCG TTGTATGTGATGAATTTGATGAACTCGTAGCAAAGAAGACTTTGGAAAAGGGAGCATATCTTTACCTTAAGAAGCCATTTGACGAGAATTTTGTGAAATACTTGTGGCAATTCGTATTGAGGAAAAGAATAGAAAAGGACAAAGCGAAAGAAGGATCGAAAATACATAGAGATCAGATGAAGATTGCTGATATTAGTGATAATGATATGGTTGGAGAAAATGAAGTACAATtcgaaaagaagaaagatgtgTCTAATAGTGAGGTTGTTAGGCGAAAGGACTACACAGAATGGACTGACGATCTTCATTCCAAATTTATGGAAGCTGTAAAACAACTTGGGGAAGGAC GATGTTATCCCAAGGTGATCCTTTATGTGATGAATTCGCCTGGCCTTACTAGGATGCAAGTTGCCAGCCACCTTCAG AAATGTCGTCGCAACAATTGGAGATCTCCAAAAGAGCGAAAACATATTCGTCGCCCATCAGGCCAAGGATCCTCAAGTGTTTCTCATGAACCAAAAAGTAGCTTTCGAAAATTTGGGACAATGCCTTATCTTCAAGAAAATGTACCAAATCAAATCCAAAGAGGCCCAGAGTTTCCATTGCCAACTCTGAATATCAATAATATCTTTGCTCAAGGAGAGAGTTCAATTCAACAACTCTACCGCCCACAACTTCAGGTTCAACCCCATTACCTCGGCATTGGCAATCCATTTTCATCTGCTCAAAATAATATTGGTGGTGAGctaaaacaacaacatactccaTTTTTTGGAATGTTGGATTCACAAGAACTACAAGACCCAATTATGAGAAACACTCATTATAGGCCTAATTCAGTGCTTAACAGTGAGGATCATCATTCTGAAAAAGATTATAACTTTGCTCTCAATGTGACCAAAGGAGCAACATATTCATGTAGCAGAATAGTGTCTGATACAGACATTGGAAATACAACCATGAATGACTACAACTTGAATGTAAATGTTAACAATGTGACAACATATTCAAGTACCTCAATGATGCCTAATACTTATGTTGGGAATGTTATTATTAATGAATTGAGAGCAACAAATGCGAATGCAAATTTCCAGCAATATGCTCGTGAACAAAACATGTCTGATCCAAGAAATATTGTGgattatctttttcaaaatcttgGACCTTCGGGTGCTAACCTACCTAATGAACAAGATAGTGACTTTGATCAAGTTTACTCTGATGATCAG AATCTTGGACCTTCGGGTGCTAACCTACCTAATGAACAAGGTAGTGACTTTGATCAAGTTTACTCTGATGATCAG AATCTTGGACCTCCGGGTGCTAACCTACCTAATGAACAAGGTAGTGAGTTTGATCAAGTTTACTCTGATGATTAG